From the Chitinophaga lutea genome, one window contains:
- a CDS encoding helix-turn-helix domain-containing protein, whose translation MNGSNAVPIPDYFYYFPKPNEQRTVTETRQSAIHSGKEETIHELHSSDGIFIWYGKVQLAEKKRMLVEYPSPFIHINFSLRCSSRYTSHEAAPPFAVFHPREYNIVWLPPRQTVVEWLPGEAVETFEINITPDFFQQQLPERHPFLAAMQHHTEPVTLSPQNLPITPAMLRIIYDMLHCKMEPAHKRVFLKAKTLELISLQLLQLSEMQAQLIPNSEGVRPADVQKMHLVRDIILQHLHNPHSLPVLAQMADTNECYLKRHFKKIFGTTVYGYIQQTRMEKAKHLLLHERKKVSEVALLSGYSHISHFSKAFRKHFGCSPQQIRLGQPAREAGQVL comes from the coding sequence ATGAACGGATCAAACGCTGTTCCGATACCTGATTATTTTTATTATTTCCCAAAACCTAACGAACAGCGGACAGTAACGGAAACCAGGCAAAGCGCCATACATTCGGGAAAAGAGGAAACCATCCATGAACTGCATTCGTCAGACGGCATTTTCATCTGGTATGGGAAGGTACAGCTCGCGGAAAAAAAGCGGATGCTGGTGGAATACCCGTCCCCATTCATACACATCAACTTTTCCCTGCGATGCAGCAGCCGGTATACGAGCCATGAAGCGGCGCCTCCCTTTGCCGTCTTTCACCCGCGGGAATACAACATCGTTTGGCTGCCGCCCCGGCAAACCGTGGTGGAATGGCTGCCTGGTGAGGCGGTGGAAACCTTCGAGATCAATATCACGCCGGACTTTTTCCAGCAGCAACTCCCGGAGAGGCATCCTTTCCTGGCCGCCATGCAGCACCATACGGAGCCGGTAACCCTCAGCCCGCAGAACCTGCCCATCACACCCGCCATGCTCCGCATCATTTACGATATGCTGCACTGCAAAATGGAACCGGCGCATAAAAGGGTGTTCCTCAAAGCCAAAACACTGGAACTGATTTCCCTGCAATTGCTGCAGCTGTCTGAAATGCAGGCGCAGCTTATCCCGAACAGCGAAGGCGTCAGGCCGGCGGATGTACAGAAGATGCACCTCGTGCGCGACATCATCCTGCAACACCTGCACAATCCCCATTCGCTGCCCGTGCTGGCCCAGATGGCGGACACCAACGAATGTTACCTGAAGCGCCACTTCAAAAAAATATTCGGCACCACGGTGTACGGTTACATCCAGCAAACCCGCATGGAAAAGGCCAAACACCTGCTGCTGCACGAAAGGAAAAAGGTCAGCGAAGTGGCGCTGCTCTCCGGGTACAGCCATATCAGCCATTTCAGCAAAGCATTCCGGAAACACTTCGGGTGCTCACCGCAGCAGATCAGGCTCGGCCAGCCGGCGCGCGAAGCAGGCCAGGTACTGTAA
- a CDS encoding heavy-metal-associated domain-containing protein yields the protein MDTIQFRTNIKCSGCIAKVTPSLNELAGEDNWEVDLQSADKILTVSTEQTDGKKIKEAIEKAGYKAEQVA from the coding sequence ATGGATACGATTCAATTCAGGACGAACATCAAATGTTCCGGCTGTATCGCCAAAGTAACCCCTTCGCTGAACGAACTGGCGGGGGAAGATAACTGGGAAGTGGACCTGCAGAGCGCGGACAAGATACTCACCGTATCAACGGAACAAACAGACGGGAAAAAGATCAAAGAGGCCATCGAAAAGGCCGGGTACAAGGCGGAGCAGGTTGCTTAA
- a CDS encoding iron-sulfur cluster-binding domain-containing protein has translation MTNTYTWRTAALIRETHDTVTVRFDTGGTPFSYRPGQFINLTLTINGARVTRSYSLSSCPGEDAHPAITVKQVTGGLMSTFIVQQAADIKEWQVAGPHGAFTPSDNAYAATNVVLLAGGSGITPLWSIARAIRRFTPQPQLSLVYSSRTANDIIFREAIETSGVQAYHALSQPAEGFGGRLNKLVVKKLIKNAVPQPQENTHYFICGPAALMKMHLEVLSGLGVPEAHIHKEYFQPEADAPAPELPQQMQEVLMHFYDQYNLLEVQPGQTILSAALADHVPVPYSCNNGTCGTCTARVTAGRVSMANNYALRNSEVEQGMVLLCQSYPLTPDVTVQIG, from the coding sequence ATGACGAATACATATACCTGGCGTACCGCCGCCCTTATCAGAGAAACCCACGATACCGTGACCGTTCGCTTTGATACCGGCGGCACGCCCTTTTCATACAGGCCCGGCCAGTTCATCAATCTCACCCTCACCATCAACGGCGCGCGCGTAACGCGTTCGTATTCGCTGAGCTCCTGTCCGGGTGAGGACGCCCATCCCGCCATTACCGTCAAACAGGTAACAGGCGGCCTGATGAGCACCTTCATCGTGCAGCAGGCAGCGGACATCAAGGAATGGCAGGTAGCTGGTCCCCACGGCGCGTTTACGCCTTCGGATAACGCCTATGCCGCAACGAACGTGGTATTGCTGGCGGGAGGGAGCGGCATCACGCCCCTGTGGTCCATCGCACGCGCCATCCGCCGCTTTACACCGCAGCCGCAGCTGTCACTGGTGTATTCCAGCCGGACGGCAAACGATATCATTTTCCGCGAGGCCATCGAAACCTCCGGCGTGCAGGCCTATCATGCCTTGTCGCAGCCGGCGGAAGGATTCGGCGGCCGCCTCAACAAACTGGTGGTCAAAAAACTGATCAAAAACGCCGTGCCGCAACCGCAGGAGAATACGCATTATTTCATCTGCGGCCCCGCCGCGCTGATGAAAATGCACCTGGAGGTATTGTCGGGGTTGGGTGTGCCGGAAGCGCATATTCACAAGGAGTATTTTCAACCGGAGGCCGATGCGCCCGCGCCGGAACTGCCGCAGCAGATGCAGGAGGTGCTGATGCATTTTTATGACCAGTATAACCTGCTTGAAGTGCAGCCCGGCCAGACCATCCTTTCCGCCGCCCTTGCCGATCACGTTCCCGTGCCTTATTCGTGCAACAACGGCACCTGCGGCACCTGTACGGCCCGTGTAACGGCCGGCAGGGTGAGCATGGCCAATAATTACGCCCTGCGGAACAGCGAGGTGGAACAGGGCATGGTGCTGCTCTGCCAGAGTTACCCCCTGACGCCCGACGTAACGGTGCAGATCGGGTAA
- a CDS encoding efflux RND transporter permease subunit has translation MKWFRNIFKKPPQWISEEERLKVIEGASKQVSRGVFFATIIIITSFLPVFMLTGQEGKLFHPLAFTKTFIMIVDALLVLTLAPVLISFFMKGKFRPDNANPVNRFLEKIYEPIIRTVLKWRKTTIAINILALVITIPLLKSLGSEFMPPLDEQSILFMPVTLPDVSNAEAKRILQVQDKIIRSVPEVEKVLGKAGRASTATDNSPISMIETIIMLKPASEWREGITKKDIINELDAKLQIPGVVNGWTQPIINRINMLATGIRTDVGVKVYGQNLDTIAAVSERVKQALEGTAGIADLYVEPVTGGKYLNIAVRRADLARYGLNVDDVNQTVETALGGAPIGNTIEGRQRFSISVRLAQDYRNSVERIRRIPVMSPAMGEVPLSAVADVEFENGPPMITSENAMLRGAVLFNVRDRDLGSTVKEAVDKMNQASGILPAGYYLEWSGQYENLIRGQQTLMWIAPVVLVIIFFSLYFAFHSIREAFLSLITVPFALIGGAYLIWFWGVNLSVAVAVGFIALFGIAVETGIVMVIYLNDAMQQLVKLKGNSAATITRDDLREYVIHGAAKRLRPKLMTVCVSLFGLVPVLWATGVGTDVMKPIVLPMIGGVLTSSTHILLVTPLIFLMTKEYELRKYGKLEIHETNH, from the coding sequence ATGAAATGGTTCAGGAACATATTTAAAAAACCGCCGCAGTGGATCAGCGAAGAAGAGCGCCTGAAAGTGATTGAAGGGGCCAGCAAGCAGGTGTCGCGCGGCGTGTTTTTCGCCACCATCATCATCATCACGTCTTTCCTGCCGGTATTCATGCTTACCGGGCAGGAGGGCAAACTGTTTCACCCGCTGGCTTTCACCAAAACGTTCATCATGATCGTGGACGCCTTGCTGGTGCTCACGCTGGCGCCGGTGCTCATTTCATTTTTCATGAAAGGGAAGTTCCGGCCAGACAATGCCAACCCGGTGAACCGCTTCCTCGAAAAAATATACGAGCCCATTATCCGCACGGTGCTGAAGTGGCGGAAAACCACCATCGCCATCAACATCCTGGCGCTGGTGATCACCATCCCCCTGCTGAAAAGTCTCGGCAGCGAATTCATGCCGCCGCTCGACGAACAGAGCATCCTGTTCATGCCCGTGACCCTGCCCGACGTATCGAACGCGGAAGCGAAACGTATTCTGCAGGTGCAGGACAAGATCATCCGCAGCGTGCCCGAAGTGGAAAAGGTGCTGGGCAAAGCAGGGCGGGCCAGTACGGCTACGGACAATTCGCCCATCAGCATGATCGAAACCATCATCATGCTCAAACCGGCATCCGAATGGCGCGAAGGCATCACCAAAAAAGACATCATCAACGAGCTGGATGCGAAACTCCAGATCCCCGGCGTGGTGAACGGGTGGACGCAGCCCATCATCAACCGCATCAACATGCTGGCCACCGGCATCCGTACGGATGTGGGCGTGAAAGTGTACGGGCAGAACCTCGATACCATCGCCGCAGTGTCTGAGCGCGTGAAGCAGGCGCTGGAAGGCACGGCGGGCATCGCCGACCTGTACGTGGAGCCGGTGACGGGCGGTAAATATCTCAACATCGCCGTCCGCCGCGCGGACCTGGCGCGTTACGGGCTGAATGTGGACGACGTGAACCAGACGGTGGAAACCGCGCTGGGCGGTGCGCCCATCGGCAACACCATCGAAGGCCGGCAGCGTTTTTCGATCAGCGTGCGGCTGGCGCAGGATTACCGCAACAGCGTGGAGCGTATCCGCCGCATCCCGGTGATGTCGCCGGCCATGGGGGAGGTGCCGCTGTCGGCCGTGGCTGATGTGGAATTTGAGAACGGTCCCCCCATGATCACTTCCGAAAACGCCATGCTGCGCGGGGCCGTGCTGTTCAACGTGCGCGACCGCGACCTCGGCAGTACCGTCAAAGAGGCGGTGGACAAGATGAACCAGGCCAGCGGCATTCTGCCGGCCGGTTATTACCTCGAATGGAGCGGGCAATATGAAAACCTCATCCGCGGGCAGCAAACCCTGATGTGGATTGCGCCGGTGGTGCTGGTGATCATCTTTTTCTCCCTGTATTTCGCATTTCATTCCATCCGCGAAGCTTTCCTGAGCCTCATCACCGTACCCTTCGCCCTGATCGGCGGCGCGTACCTGATCTGGTTCTGGGGCGTCAACCTGTCGGTAGCCGTGGCGGTGGGATTCATCGCCCTGTTCGGGATAGCCGTGGAAACGGGCATCGTGATGGTGATTTACCTCAACGATGCGATGCAGCAGCTGGTGAAGCTGAAAGGCAATTCGGCGGCCACCATTACCCGCGACGATCTCAGGGAATATGTCATTCACGGCGCGGCGAAACGCCTGCGGCCCAAACTGATGACGGTGTGCGTGTCGCTCTTCGGCCTGGTGCCGGTGCTCTGGGCAACCGGCGTGGGCACGGACGTGATGAAACCCATCGTATTGCCGATGATCGGCGGGGTGCTGACATCCTCTACCCACATCCTGCTGGTGACGCCGCTCATCTTTTTAATGACGAAGGAATATGAATTACGCAAGTACGGTAAACTTGAAATACATGAAACGAATCACTAA
- a CDS encoding FAD-dependent oxidoreductase — MQCKFLICALVVLGLAVGARADYKVDICIYGGTSAGVIAAYTAKKAGHSVLLLEPGRHLGGLTSGGLGYTDIGNKYAIRGLSLEFYRQIGRHYGKFEQWIFEPHVAESLFTDYLQRAKLQVLYHHRITSAQKENGYIKSIQLDANGVAVKVTAKMFIDCTYEGDLMAKAGVSYTVGREANSLYNETYNGVQLLDGHQFPDGVDPYKTPGDPNSGLLWGISPAALQPQGSGDKQVQAYNYRICLTNNPANRVPITRPANYDPARYELLARLFKAQPAKTKLNDYFIWSRMPNNKTDINNRNGFSTDMIGMNYEYPEADYQKRAEIIKAHEDYTKGLLYFFSSDPRVPQEAQQEIRQWGYPKDEYKNNGNWSPQLYIREARRMVGAYVMTQANCTGKEVVPDGVGMAAYTMDSHNTERIVIEKDGRKMVKNEGNVEVGGFPPYPVSYRALIPKAEDCKNLLVPVCLSASHIAYGSIRMEPVFMALAQATAVAAHEAIAAGVPVQEVDAARIINTLRDNPLADGRTGDILMDNTAGPVLEGSWKTQKGKGGYGPDMLTAEKNAKATFRPEIRKSGNYSIYLYYPHVKDNATVTPVTVRMGAKAHNVPVKKDDVKVVGQTSGEWVKLGTFPLKKGSGAAVEVSAGADSDGIVIADAVLLVPEKR, encoded by the coding sequence ATGCAATGTAAATTTCTGATCTGCGCCCTGGTGGTGCTTGGTTTGGCTGTCGGGGCACGGGCGGATTACAAGGTGGATATCTGTATCTACGGCGGTACCTCGGCAGGGGTGATCGCGGCCTACACCGCAAAAAAAGCGGGCCATTCCGTGCTGCTGCTCGAACCGGGCAGGCACCTGGGCGGCCTTACTTCCGGCGGGCTGGGATATACCGACATCGGGAATAAATACGCTATCCGCGGGCTGTCGCTGGAATTTTACCGGCAGATCGGCCGGCACTACGGCAAGTTCGAACAATGGATATTCGAGCCGCACGTAGCCGAAAGCCTCTTCACCGATTACCTGCAGCGCGCCAAACTGCAGGTGCTCTATCACCACCGGATCACATCGGCCCAAAAAGAGAACGGCTACATCAAAAGCATCCAGCTGGATGCCAACGGCGTGGCCGTAAAGGTGACGGCGAAGATGTTCATCGACTGCACCTACGAAGGCGACCTGATGGCGAAAGCCGGTGTGAGCTATACCGTAGGCAGGGAAGCGAACAGCCTGTACAACGAAACGTACAACGGCGTGCAGCTGCTGGACGGCCACCAGTTCCCCGACGGTGTGGACCCTTACAAAACGCCCGGCGACCCGAATAGCGGGCTGTTATGGGGTATCAGTCCTGCCGCACTGCAACCGCAGGGCAGCGGCGACAAACAGGTGCAGGCCTACAACTACCGCATCTGCCTCACCAACAACCCCGCCAACAGGGTGCCCATCACCCGGCCCGCCAATTACGACCCGGCCCGCTATGAGCTGCTGGCGCGGCTTTTCAAGGCGCAGCCGGCCAAAACGAAACTGAACGATTATTTTATCTGGAGCCGCATGCCCAACAATAAAACCGATATCAACAACCGGAACGGTTTTTCTACGGACATGATCGGGATGAATTATGAATACCCGGAGGCGGATTATCAGAAACGCGCCGAGATCATCAAGGCGCATGAAGACTATACGAAAGGCCTGCTTTATTTCTTCAGCAGCGACCCGCGCGTGCCGCAGGAGGCGCAGCAGGAAATACGGCAGTGGGGATATCCGAAAGACGAATATAAAAACAACGGCAACTGGTCGCCCCAGCTGTACATCCGCGAGGCACGGCGGATGGTGGGCGCCTATGTGATGACGCAGGCCAACTGCACCGGTAAGGAAGTAGTGCCCGATGGCGTGGGCATGGCCGCTTACACGATGGACTCCCACAACACCGAGCGCATCGTGATCGAAAAAGACGGCAGAAAGATGGTGAAGAACGAAGGCAACGTGGAAGTGGGCGGATTTCCGCCGTATCCCGTTTCGTACCGTGCGCTGATACCGAAAGCGGAAGATTGTAAAAACCTGCTGGTGCCGGTGTGTTTATCCGCCAGCCACATCGCGTACGGTTCCATCCGCATGGAGCCCGTATTCATGGCGCTGGCGCAGGCCACGGCCGTAGCCGCCCACGAAGCGATCGCTGCCGGAGTGCCCGTGCAGGAGGTGGATGCCGCGCGCATCATCAATACGCTGCGCGACAATCCCCTGGCCGACGGCCGCACCGGTGACATCCTGATGGACAACACCGCGGGCCCGGTGCTGGAAGGCTCCTGGAAAACGCAAAAAGGCAAAGGCGGTTACGGCCCCGATATGCTCACGGCGGAGAAAAACGCCAAAGCCACTTTCCGCCCCGAAATCCGTAAATCGGGCAATTACAGCATCTACCTGTATTACCCGCACGTGAAAGACAATGCTACCGTAACACCGGTAACTGTACGGATGGGCGCGAAAGCGCATAATGTACCGGTTAAAAAGGACGATGTGAAAGTGGTGGGGCAAACCTCCGGCGAATGGGTGAAACTGGGCACTTTCCCGCTTAAAAAGGGCAGCGGTGCGGCAGTGGAAGTATCGGCCGGAGCAGATTCGGACGGGATTGTGATTGCCGATGCGGTGTTGCTCGTGCCGGAAAAAAGATAA
- a CDS encoding heavy metal translocating P-type ATPase: MSSAIAVQPPAAGNKKTGLAKDTFPVLEMTCAACAVSVESMLKNTPGVQDAGVNFANQTAWVQYDPAAVTPAALQNTVRSIGYDLVIDKENQDEVKEEAQRKHFQAVKQRTIWSSLLSLPIVIIGMFFMDMPYGNWIMMALATPVIFIFGRNFFLNAWKQARHGKANMDTLVALSTGIAYLFSAFNTFYPEFWHQRGLHAHVYFEAAAVVIAFISLGKLLEEKAKSNTSSAIKKLIGLQPKTVLRVEADGQLQEVPISAVQVNDRLLVKPGEKIPVDGVVAAGDSYVDESMITGEPVPVAKKNGDAVFAGTINQKGSFQFTAEKVGTDTLLAQIIKMVQEAQGSKAPVQKLVDKIAGIFVPVVIGIAILTFITWMVLGGEHAFTHALLTSVTVLVIACPCALGLATPTAIMVGVGKGAENNILIKDAESLEQAHKVNAVILDKTGTITEGKPVVTDIVWNNDTVYAGVLLALEQQSEHPLAEAVVTHLKEGGVQPAALQGFESITGQGIKGRYDKTEFYVGNKRLMDANRIAIPPQLAYQAGSLQEEAKTVIYFAAGNTLLAIIAIADKIKATSAAAIAALRKSGIEVYMLTGDNQHTAAAVAKQVGITTYKAEVMPAYKSEFVKELQKAGKVVAMVGDGINDSQALAQADVSIAMGKGSDIAMDVAKMTLITSDLTSIPKALKLSRKTVSAIKQNLFWAFIYNIIGIPLAAGVLFPVNGFLLDPMIAGAAMALSSVSVVGNSLRLKAASL; encoded by the coding sequence ATGTCATCAGCTATAGCAGTGCAGCCACCGGCTGCCGGGAATAAAAAAACGGGCCTCGCGAAGGATACTTTTCCGGTTCTGGAAATGACCTGCGCCGCCTGCGCCGTCAGCGTGGAATCGATGCTGAAAAACACGCCGGGCGTGCAGGATGCGGGTGTCAACTTCGCCAACCAGACGGCATGGGTGCAATACGACCCCGCCGCCGTAACGCCCGCCGCATTGCAGAACACCGTGCGCTCCATCGGGTACGACCTGGTGATCGATAAAGAGAACCAGGACGAAGTCAAAGAGGAAGCGCAGCGCAAACACTTCCAGGCGGTTAAACAACGGACCATCTGGTCGTCCCTGCTCTCATTGCCCATCGTGATCATCGGGATGTTTTTTATGGACATGCCCTACGGTAACTGGATCATGATGGCGCTGGCCACCCCTGTGATATTCATCTTCGGCCGCAACTTTTTCCTGAACGCCTGGAAGCAGGCCCGCCACGGTAAAGCCAATATGGACACCCTGGTGGCGCTCAGCACCGGCATCGCATATCTGTTCAGTGCTTTCAACACTTTTTACCCTGAATTCTGGCACCAGCGCGGCCTGCACGCTCACGTATACTTCGAAGCCGCCGCCGTGGTGATCGCTTTTATTTCGCTGGGTAAACTGCTGGAAGAGAAAGCCAAATCCAATACCTCTTCCGCCATCAAAAAACTCATCGGCCTGCAGCCTAAAACAGTGCTGCGGGTGGAAGCAGACGGACAGCTGCAGGAAGTGCCCATTTCGGCCGTGCAGGTGAACGACCGCCTGCTGGTGAAACCGGGTGAAAAAATCCCGGTAGACGGGGTGGTGGCTGCCGGCGACTCTTATGTAGACGAAAGCATGATCACCGGGGAACCGGTGCCCGTAGCCAAAAAGAACGGGGACGCCGTATTTGCCGGCACCATCAACCAGAAAGGCAGCTTCCAGTTTACCGCCGAAAAAGTAGGAACAGACACCCTGCTGGCGCAGATCATCAAAATGGTGCAGGAAGCGCAGGGAAGTAAAGCGCCCGTGCAGAAACTGGTGGACAAGATCGCCGGGATATTCGTGCCCGTGGTGATCGGTATTGCGATACTCACTTTCATTACCTGGATGGTATTGGGGGGAGAACATGCCTTCACCCACGCCCTGCTCACTTCGGTGACGGTGCTGGTGATCGCCTGCCCCTGCGCCCTGGGGCTCGCCACACCCACCGCCATCATGGTAGGGGTAGGCAAAGGCGCCGAAAACAATATCCTCATCAAAGACGCGGAAAGCCTCGAACAGGCGCATAAAGTAAATGCGGTGATCCTCGATAAAACCGGCACCATCACGGAAGGCAAACCGGTAGTGACCGATATCGTGTGGAACAATGATACCGTATATGCCGGGGTATTGCTCGCGCTGGAGCAGCAGTCTGAACACCCGCTGGCGGAAGCCGTGGTGACGCACCTGAAGGAAGGCGGCGTACAACCCGCCGCATTGCAGGGTTTTGAAAGCATCACCGGTCAGGGTATCAAAGGCCGCTATGATAAAACCGAATTTTATGTTGGCAACAAACGGCTGATGGATGCCAACAGGATCGCCATTCCGCCGCAGCTGGCTTACCAGGCGGGTTCCCTGCAGGAAGAGGCTAAAACCGTGATCTATTTTGCGGCAGGCAATACGCTGCTGGCCATCATCGCCATTGCCGACAAAATAAAAGCCACGTCGGCCGCTGCCATCGCGGCGCTGCGTAAGAGCGGCATCGAGGTGTACATGCTTACCGGCGATAACCAGCATACGGCGGCCGCTGTCGCCAAACAGGTGGGCATCACCACCTACAAGGCGGAAGTAATGCCGGCCTATAAATCCGAGTTCGTCAAAGAACTGCAAAAGGCCGGGAAAGTGGTGGCGATGGTGGGAGACGGCATCAACGACTCCCAGGCGCTGGCGCAGGCCGATGTAAGCATCGCGATGGGCAAAGGTTCCGATATCGCGATGGATGTGGCGAAAATGACGCTCATCACGTCCGATCTCACCAGCATACCCAAAGCCCTGAAACTCTCGCGCAAAACCGTGAGCGCCATCAAACAGAACCTGTTCTGGGCATTCATTTACAATATCATCGGCATACCGCTGGCGGCGGGCGTGCTCTTCCCCGTTAACGGCTTCCTGCTCGACCCGATGATCGCAGGCGCGGCCATGGCCCTCAGTTCCGTTAGCGTGGTAGGCAACAGCCTCCGTTTAAAAGCAGCATCCCTTTAA
- a CDS encoding efflux RND transporter permease subunit — MVHRMIEWSLRNRFIVLVMGAALFAWGVYSVKKNPIDAIPDLSENQVIVFTEWMGRGPQLIEDQVTYPLVTNLQGLPRIKYVRGSSMFGMSFIYVIFEDDVDVYWARERVLERLSTVSSTLPDGVTPQLGPDGTGVGHILWYTLDAPQMDLGEQRALQDWYIKFALQNVPGVSEIASFGGFQKQYQITVDPNKLLYYRLTVPQVINAIRTNNNESGGRKFELSDIGYIIKTSGYLKSTEEIANIPVANQNSIPVRVADVATVQMTGETRLGIFDQDGKGERVGGIVVMRYGENADAVITKVKERMKEVSKGLPEGVKFDIVYDRGELIRESVASIKNTLIEEMIVVSLVVIVFLFHWRSALSIIIQIPITIAASFILLNAFGISSNIMSLTGIALAIGVIVDNGIIMSENAYKHLAERYALWQEQQKTQ, encoded by the coding sequence ATGGTACATCGTATGATTGAATGGTCGCTGCGCAACCGGTTCATAGTGCTGGTGATGGGCGCCGCTTTATTCGCCTGGGGCGTGTATTCGGTGAAAAAGAACCCCATCGACGCCATCCCCGACCTTTCCGAAAACCAGGTCATCGTATTTACGGAATGGATGGGCCGCGGTCCGCAGCTGATAGAAGACCAGGTGACCTACCCGCTGGTGACCAACCTCCAGGGCCTGCCCCGCATCAAATACGTGCGCGGCTCCTCCATGTTCGGCATGAGTTTCATCTACGTGATTTTTGAAGACGACGTGGATGTGTACTGGGCCCGTGAAAGAGTGCTCGAAAGGCTGAGCACCGTATCCAGCACCCTGCCGGATGGCGTTACGCCGCAACTGGGCCCCGACGGCACCGGCGTGGGCCACATCCTCTGGTATACGCTCGATGCGCCGCAGATGGACCTCGGCGAGCAGCGGGCCCTGCAGGACTGGTACATCAAATTCGCCCTCCAGAACGTGCCGGGCGTGAGCGAGATCGCTTCCTTCGGCGGGTTCCAGAAACAATACCAGATCACGGTCGACCCGAATAAACTGCTCTATTACCGCCTCACCGTACCGCAGGTCATCAATGCCATCCGCACGAACAACAACGAGTCGGGCGGCCGGAAATTCGAACTGAGCGATATCGGGTATATCATCAAAACATCCGGGTATTTAAAATCCACCGAAGAGATCGCCAACATCCCCGTGGCCAACCAGAACAGCATTCCCGTACGGGTGGCCGACGTGGCCACCGTGCAGATGACGGGCGAAACGCGCCTCGGCATCTTCGACCAGGACGGTAAAGGCGAACGCGTGGGCGGTATCGTGGTGATGCGGTACGGCGAAAATGCCGACGCGGTGATCACCAAAGTGAAAGAACGTATGAAGGAAGTGTCCAAAGGCCTGCCGGAAGGCGTGAAGTTCGATATCGTGTACGATCGCGGCGAGCTGATCAGGGAATCGGTGGCTTCCATCAAAAACACGCTGATCGAAGAAATGATCGTGGTGTCGCTCGTGGTGATCGTATTCCTCTTTCACTGGCGCAGCGCACTGAGCATCATCATCCAGATCCCCATCACCATCGCCGCCAGCTTCATTTTACTGAACGCCTTCGGCATCTCTTCCAATATCATGTCGCTCACCGGTATCGCGCTCGCCATCGGGGTGATCGTCGACAACGGGATTATCATGAGCGAAAACGCTTATAAACACCTGGCCGAACGCTACGCGCTGTGGCAGGAACAACAAAAAACGCAATAA
- a CDS encoding HYC_CC_PP family protein: MKKFLVLVLLTLYMGSSTGATLRMHYCKGRLVEVQLTAGADGHCTMCGAATAGSCCKSEHKTVKLDKDQQAAGSAAWTLPEAEVATPLLLMAPAAPVQMAAHRPASHAPPQGKVHPNILHCIFRI; this comes from the coding sequence ATGAAAAAGTTCCTGGTACTCGTTTTACTCACGCTTTACATGGGCTCCTCCACGGGCGCCACCCTCCGCATGCATTATTGCAAGGGCCGCCTCGTTGAAGTGCAGCTCACTGCCGGCGCCGACGGGCATTGCACGATGTGCGGCGCCGCTACGGCAGGGAGCTGCTGCAAAAGCGAGCACAAAACCGTCAAGCTGGATAAAGACCAGCAAGCCGCCGGGAGCGCTGCCTGGACGTTGCCCGAGGCCGAAGTGGCTACGCCGCTGTTGCTGATGGCGCCGGCGGCTCCCGTGCAGATGGCCGCGCACCGGCCTGCCAGCCATGCGCCGCCACAGGGCAAGGTGCATCCCAATATCCTGCATTGCATTTTCCGTATCTGA
- a CDS encoding AraC family transcriptional regulator, with product MVSEYKIQIKGMVCDRCVAAIREALQELHIPVTDIRLGEVTTVSALTPPDMEAIARKLEPLGFTLVEDKRTRLVRDVKMLVEQVYSGEYDFPDDFRFSDVVVDHFNRDYSTVSQTFSAVEGITLEKYLMEYRIEKVKELLVYTDEPLSSIAFKLGFSSTAHLSRQFKSITGLNASYFKEIRREKLAGRGKP from the coding sequence ATGGTGAGCGAATATAAAATACAGATAAAAGGAATGGTCTGCGACCGCTGCGTTGCCGCCATCCGGGAGGCATTACAGGAACTGCACATACCGGTGACCGACATCCGGCTGGGAGAGGTGACGACCGTATCGGCGCTGACCCCACCGGATATGGAAGCCATCGCCCGCAAACTGGAGCCCCTGGGCTTCACTCTCGTGGAAGACAAACGCACCCGGTTGGTGCGCGACGTGAAGATGCTCGTGGAACAGGTCTATTCCGGAGAATACGATTTTCCCGACGACTTCCGGTTCTCGGATGTGGTGGTGGACCATTTCAACCGGGACTACAGTACCGTCAGCCAGACCTTCTCCGCCGTGGAAGGCATCACCCTCGAAAAATACCTCATGGAATACCGGATTGAAAAGGTGAAGGAGCTGCTGGTGTATACGGACGAACCATTGTCGTCCATCGCCTTCAAGCTGGGCTTCAGCAGCACGGCCCATCTCAGCCGCCAGTTCAAGTCCATCACCGGCCTGAACGCCTCTTACTTCAAGGAGATCCGCCGGGAGAAGCTGGCCGGCCGCGGGAAACCGTAA